The region aaaacatccaaaactctggaatttttgcacatggacttaatgggacctatgtAGATTGAAAGTCATGAGTTGTCCTCACCTATTATTCCTCATCACAATGGTGTAGGTGAAAGGAAGAAACAGAGTtgtgtatcattatccactgcagaagctgagtacatagccTCTGGTAGCAGTTGTTCCCAATTGGTATGGATGAATcagatgcagactgagtacaatgtcactcagaatgtcatgacattagatgctactcagtttgaagATTTAAGGGGCAGAGTGGGAATATGTCCttctgaggaattatagcaactaatgatgttaggTATTTACTGTTTAATAATTCAAATTATTAAACATTTGAGAgtatgctctgattggtcaacaaataatagCTATTACTCTTGCAACAAGCGTTACCTCTTCCATCGTTTCAACTTTCAGTCACGCAAGCATTCTCTCAAAGAAACTTTTCATTTCGCCTCTAAGATATTCATCATGTCTCAACAATCCAACTCATCTTCCTCCAAGAACATGTCTGATTCCTCTAGCTCTGAACCATGCAACCCTAACAAAGAAGATCCTGTTGCTGACTCTACGAATACCTcacatgcaagaagacctaaagaaactgTATCAGGCTTCTCCTCAGCAATCGCTCTTGATGAACGAACCAGAGAAGGTTCTAGGTATGTTCACAATGCCATTGCCACTATGGTGACTAGAATACTATCTAGTAATCATAAGGTCCTTGGGGTTCCCATTCCCTTAAACACTATTGAACCTGATAGTGTTGCTTATCAAGAAAATATTGAGTCTTTAGGAAAGAATATCTCTCATGATGTTGAGCAAACTGATGCTTATAAGGAGTCAAATGTTGACAAACCCTTAGATAATGTGGCTGGTGAGGAAGTTCACGTCACTCATGATATCAGTAACAACCCTAATTGTGAGGCTGAAACAGTAGACCTGGAGGAATTTTCTGATAATGAGTTGTTGTCCTCAGTcgtccctagcatagccaaaagggttaggactaggagagaaaagAAAATAGTGCCTTAAAGGTCCCCCAGAAAGAAGATTGATGTGCCAACCTCTCCCAATACAAAGGTGGCAGTCGAGAGTTCCCTCAAGAGGAAAGTTCATGGTCCaacaaaatcttggagcaaaggggtgcccaagaaaaagaagaccaagtttgttgttgttgagtcTGACTCAGATGTTCCATGTGATGTCCCTGACACtctgtcaaagaagaagccaaccactagcaagcttgtagctagtgtccctgaggtaccaATTGACAACATATCGTTCCATTTTGCTTCAAGTGTAAACAGGTGGAAATATGTTTATCAGAAGAGGCTGGCTTTGGAAAGGGAATTGGCTCAGAATGTCCTAGAATGTAAGGAGATTATGGACCTTATTCAAGAGGCTGGTTTAATGAAGACTGTGACTCAGTTCTCAAAGTGCTATGAGATGTTAGTAAAGGAATttattgtcaatgtgtctgaAGAATGTGATGATGGAAAGTCTAAGGAATTCAGAAAAGTGtatgtgcgaggcaagtgtgtAAATTTCTCTCCCTCAGTGATCAACATGTATTTGGGAAGGCCTGATGTagctcaacctgagcttgaggtgactgacaacaaaatctgtcaagtcatcactgctaatCAAGTCAGGAAGTGGCCTCTCAAAGGAAAGTTGGTTGCCAGCAAACTGAGTGTCAAGTATGCAATGCTGCACAAAATTGAAGCTGCTAACTGGGTGCCCACCAATCATAAATCTACGGTTGCTGtaatgcttggaaagttcatatATGTTGTTGGAACCAAAGCCAATTTTGACTATGGATCCTATATTTTTGATCAAACTTTGAAGTATGCAGgaagcttcagtgtgaaggggcctatagcctttccttctcTCATCTGTGGTATTATTTTGAATCAGTTTCCAAACATCGTAACAGAGAATGATTCTGTGAAGAAAAGAGACATCCCTTTGTCCTTCAATCATAAGTTGTTCCTAGGTACCCATGTTCCTGACATTGCCATGACAACAGGTGAGACATCCCGTGTAAGCAATCAACCAGGTAAAGATGTTGTCATTGCAATGCTCAAAGAAACTTGCAAGGAGCTAGAGGCAAGGAAGCTAAACTTGGAAAAATTGATTAGCAAGTTGCAGATGATTGAAGGTGATGTGCTTGGTGAAGCTGCTGCTGCTGCAGAAGGAGCTGAAAGACAAGGTGAAGAGGGAGAAGCAGATGCCAATCCTGATGATGGCACAAATGATGATGTTGACTCTGAGTCAGATGACTAGACCATTTCCTATGGTTCTGAAAATTATGTgtaatttattttgttttgttctgtaatattaagtgttgctttggcaacatttttgacaaaaagggggagtaacacaTGTACCCCAAGACAACAGATTTGTTTGAACAGATTTatttgaagttgaaggtcctctaaacaagaggttatgctgctgtttgaagtttaacttctatgtgtgctgagTGTGGTGTTGTTTGCTATCTACTTGTGCTGCTActgtttgaagtttaacttctatggttgctgagtgtattagctaatttgATTCTCTGCTTGGACGTATGctttccgctgctgtgaactctgttgtgatgccaagttgttttagccaaaaatttgccaaagcgggagtttgtagatgtttttgattggctgtattttgtgttaaaacactaattgtactctgatgtcttgactgatgtgATGACATGtttgagtagtatgctgcaggattagctaatacaggatttactgaatgttatgacattcatccctgacagcagatactgaattataggccagttagtttttctggtatagttcaatatttatttcaggctgctgtttcaggaaactaacagctgaGCTAGAATTAAGAaacctagcatatagcctatgttctggacgtcaaactgaatgttatgacattcattcctgacagcatatgctaaagtgtaggctagttagtttttctatttcagtatttatctcaggctatttttcaggaatctaacagctgagctaaaatccaggaaactaacaactgagctacaattaagaggcctagcatatagcctatttgttagcaccctaacatgtggaaattaggttaacttgcttaaccttaattttaggaaattcaagtacaaggcccaagtgctgcattataaaaggatggcaatcctactttcaaCAACACaggggtttgaagcgtgaagCATTTATTATATCATCATATTTCACTGATGTACTTTgattgtgtcttgtattaggttttacttgtgagccaagcaattatcacctagatgattgcattggactagggtgttcattgagttgtaattgatgtgtcactctaagcttttaagcgtgagtgatgtgtttcttgattaaagcttttaagcacaatcaagagttgtttgaagtataacttcgccattgactttaaacttattaaaggttgtaatcactgtggtgattgagggggagtgagtaggaactcaggtcttagtttagattgaaatttcattgggtaggtcttaagtgataggattaaacaattggtttaagtcctgaattaatactgcttatagtggatttcctccctggcttagtagcccccagacgtaggtgtgtttgtcacggaactgggtaaacaattttCTGTGTCTTTTACTGCCTTTTTCATTTACCTTCTGCATACATTTCCTGTCTGCACaaaattggatgtcataacatccagtgtgacatcgatagtctgttactagaatttcaattagCATCAGAGtaggcaccctgcctgttaatttctgggtgagatctaggggcgttactttctagtaccatggacaaggatgtaggattcttaaatagaccacccatgttggatggttctaactatgatgactggaaacctcgtatgatagccttcttgaggtctctggatagcaaggtctggagagctgtcaacaaaggatgggaacatccaacgaagacaggtaaagatggaatcattatgcaaattcctgaagaagagtgggacaaagagcaagagccattagcccttggaaactctaaggccttgaatgcactgttcaatgggataaataagaacatcttcagactggtgcatcactgtgagctggctaaagaagtttgggatactctcaaaacaactcatgaaggtacctccaaggtaaggatgtctaaactccagatactgactactttgaaaatttgaggatgaaagaggatgagactattcatgacttccacatgaatgttcttgaaattgccaacacttctggaggcttaggagagaaaatgtctgaagaaaaacttgtaagaaagattctcagatcattgcccaagagatttgccatgaaggttactgctatagaagaggctcaagatatctgcaatatgaaggtggatgagcttattgcttctctccaaacttttgaaatgggcttgtatgagaatgttgaaaacaaaaacaaaagcatagctttcgtatcaaataatgaagaggattcagaagaaggaagtattagaggtgatgaaagcatatcagaagctatagccatgcttggaagacagttcaacaagttcataaagaaggttgatcaaaaaggtagaccaaatgtcaagaactcttcatctgacatcagtagaagatcaaaatctgaagaaaagttcaaccaaggcaagggaatccagtatcatggatgtgaaggttttggacacattagagctgaatgtcctaccttcctcaagatgcaaaagaagggactatctgtcacctggtctgaggGAGACTCTAAGAGTGAATATGAGGtagaatctgctaaacatgtcactgcactaactagtgtttgtgcctctgatgatgactcaagtggagatgaacttacatttgatgaacttgctgcctcatataaagagctatgtgtcaaaagtgaagaagtgtgtatacaaggagaaaagcagaagaaactcatcaaggagctggaagctgagaagaagaagcatctgacagtcataggtggtctaaatggtgagataaccttgctgacctctaagctagatcaaatgaaaaaatccatcagaatgctgaataaaggaactgacactttggaagagattctaaaaGTGGGACACaaatcaggaaccatgtctggtttaggctttgttaaggaatcctcaactgaactcaaaagctcaaaggctgaagttcaaaaaatcaaacagaagtcacaaccaatgtcacaacatcagggacacaggaggattaaccatcaaaagaagaaatttcaaagatggagatgtcactactgtggtagatttggccacataaaacccttctgttacaggttgcatggttatcctaaccagacctctcaagtcagacctaagcagaaggcatctaagcataatgcccccatcaagaaacaacaatgggttgctagattagctcacacatctctaagggcatctaccagagaagactggtattttgacagtggttgctcaagacatatgactgggatggagaacttattggtagatagacaacctcatgctaccagttatgtgacctttggtgatgaagttaaaggaaaaatcaaaggtgttggtaagttgaacagtcctggagttccagaactgaataatatgttgttagtaaaaggactaactgctaacctcatcagcataagccagctatgtgatcaaggattcaatgtacagttcactaaggaagagtgtgttgtgatgaatggagaaaataaggaagttatgagaggagccagatccaaagataactgctatctatgggaacctgaagtctcaaactactcctcaatgtgTTTCTTAGCCAAGGAAGAAAAGGAAGTGAAACTGGGGCATAGAACACTTGGACATCTACgtttaagaggaatgaagaagatcatatccaaggaagcaggtagaggaatcccaaagatgcttatggatgaaggaaaagtcagtggagaatgtcaggtgggcaagctaaccaagatgtcacatcctaagcttggacatcctaaaacatccaaaactctggaatttttgcacatggacttaatgggacctatgtAGATTGAAAGTCATGAGTTGTCCTCACCTATTATTCCTCATCACAATGGTGTAGGTGAAAGGAAGAAACAGAGTtgtgtatcattatccactgcagaagctgagtacatagccTCTGGTAGCAGTTGTTCCCAATTGGTATGGATGAATcagatgcagactgagtacaatgtcactcagaatgtcatgacattagatgctactcagtttgaagATTTAAGGGGCAGAGTGGGAATATGTCCttctgaggaattatagcaactaatgatgttaggTATTTACTGTTTAATAATTCAAATTATTAAACATTTGAGAgtatgctctgattggtcaacaaataatagCTATTACTCTTGCAACAAGCGTTACCTCTTCCATCGTTTCAACTTTCAGTCACGCAAGCATTCTCTCAAAGAAACTTTTCATTTCGCCTCTAAGATATTCATCATGTCTCAACAATCCAACTCATCTTCCTCCAAGAACATGTCTGATTCCTCTAGCTCTGAACCATGCAACCCTAACAAAGAAGATCCTGTTGCTGACTCTACGAATACCTcacatgcaagaagacctaaagaaactgTATCAGGCTTCTCCTCAGCAATCGCTCTTGATGAACGAACCAGAGAAGGTTCTAGGTATGTTCACAATGCCATTGCCACTATGGTGACTAGAATACTATCTAGTAATCATAAGGTCCTTGGGGTTCCCATTCCCTTAAACACTATTGAACCTGATAGTGTTGCTTATCAAGAAAATATTGAGTCTTTAGGAAAGAATATCTCTCATGATGTTGAGCAAACTGATGCTTATAAGGAGTCAAATGTTGACAAACCCTTAGATAATGTGGCTGGTGAGGAAGTTCACGTCACGTCATGATATCAGTAACAACCCTAATTGTGAGGCTGAAACAGTAGACCTGGAGGAATTTTCTGATAATGAGTTGTTGTCCTCAGTcgtccctagcatagccaaaagggttaggactaggagagaaaagAAAATAGTGCCTTAAAGGTCCCCCAGAAAGAAGATTGATGTGCCAACCTCTCCCAATACAAAGGTGGCAGTCGAGAGTTCCCTCAAGAGGAAAGTTCATGGTCCaacaaaatcttggagcaaaggggtgcccaagaaaaagaagaccaagtttgttgttgttgagtcTGACTCAGATGTTCCATGTGATGTCCCTGACACtctgtcaaagaagaagccaaccactagcaagcttgtagctagtgtccctgaggtaccaATTGACAACATATCGTTCCATTTTGCTTCAAGTGTAAACAGGTGGAAATATGTTTATCAGAAGAGGCTGGCTTTGGAAAGGGAATTGGCTCAGAATGTCCTAGAATGTAAGGAGATTATGGACCTTATTCAAGAGGCTGGTTTAATGAAGACTGTGACTCAGTTCTCAAAGTGCTATGAGATGTTAGTAAAGGAATttattgtcaatgtgtctgaAGAATGTGATGATGGAAAGTCTAAGGAATTCAGAAAAGTGtatgtgcgaggcaagtgtgtAAATTTCTCTCCCTCAGTGATCAACATGTATTTGGGAAGGCCTGATGTagctcaacctgagcttgaggtgactgacaacaaaatctgtcaagtcatcactgctaatCAAGTCAGGAAGTGGCCTCTCAAAGGAAAGTTGGTTGCCAGCAAACTGAGTGTCAAGTATGCAATGCTGCACAAAATTGAAGCTGCTAACTGGGTGCCCACCAATCATAAATCTACGGTTGCTGtaatgcttggaaagttcatatATGTTGTTGGAACCAAAGCCAATTTTGACTATGGATCCTATATTTTTGATCAAACTTTGAAGTATGCAGgaagcttcagtgtgaaggggcctatagcctttccttctcTCATCTGTGGTATTATTTTGAATCAGTTTCCAAACATCGTAACAGAGAATGATTCTGTGAAGAAAAGAGACATCCCTTTGTCCTTCAATCATAAGTTGTTCCTAGGTACCCATGTTCCTGACATTGCCATGACAACAGGTGAGACATCCCGTGTAAGCAATCAACCAGGTAAAGATGTTGTCATTGCAATGCTCAAAGAAACTTGCAAGGAGCTAGAGGCAAGGAAGCTAAACTTGGAAAAATTGATTAGCAAGTTGCAGATGATTGAAGGTGATGTGCTTGGTGAAGCTGCTGCTGCTGCAGAAGGAGCTGAAAGACAAGGTGAAGAGGGAGAAGCAGATGCCAATCCTGATGATGGCACAAATGATGATGTTGACTCTGAGTCAGATGACTAGACCATTTCCTATGGTTCTGAAAATTATGTgtaatttattttgttttgttctgtaatattaagtgttgctttggcaacatttttgacaaaaagggggagtaacacaTGTACCCCAAGACAACAGATTTGTTTGAACAGATTTatttgaagttgaaggtcctctaaacaagaggttatgctgctgtttgaagtttaacttctatgtgtgctgagTGTGGTGTTGTTTGCTATCTACTTGTGCTGCTActgtttgaagtttaacttctatggttgctgagtgtattagctaatttgATTCTCTGCTTGGACGTATGctttccgctgctgtgaactctgttgtgatgccaagttgttttagccaaaaatttgccaaagcgggagtttgtagatgtttttgattggctgtattttgtgttaaaacactaattgtactctgatgtcttgactgatgtgATGACATGtttgagtagtatgctgcaggattagctaatacaggatttactgaatgttatgacattcatccctgacagcagatactgaattataggccaattagtttttctggtatagttcaatatttatttcaggctgctgtttcaggaaactaacagctgaGCTAGAATTAAGAaacctagcatatagcctatgttctggatgtcaaactgaatgttatcatattcattcctgacagcatatgctaaagtgtaggctagttagtttttctgtttcagtatttatctcaggctatttttcaggaatctaacagctgagctaaaatccaggaaactaacaactgagctacaattaagaggcctagcatatagcctatttgttagcaccctaacatgtggaaattaggttaacttgcttaaccttaatcttaggaaattcaagtacaaggcccaagtgttgcattataaaaggatagcaatcctactttcagcaactcaggggtttgaagcgtgaagCATTTATTATATCATCATATTTCACTGTTGTACTTTgattgtgtcttgtattaggttttacttgtgagccaagcaattatcacctagatgattgcattggactagggtgttcattgagttgtaattgatgtgtcac is a window of Lathyrus oleraceus cultivar Zhongwan6 chromosome 6, CAAS_Psat_ZW6_1.0, whole genome shotgun sequence DNA encoding:
- the LOC127095903 gene encoding uncharacterized protein LOC127095903; protein product: MDLIQEAGLMKTVTQFSKCYEMLVKEFIVNVSEECDDGKSKEFRKVYVRVITANQVRKWPLKGKLVASKLSVKYAMLHKIEAANWVPTNHKSTVAVMLGKFIYVVGTKANFDYGSYIFDQTLKYAGSFSVKGPIAFPSLICGIILNQFPNIVTENDSVKKRDIPLSFNHKLFLGTHVPDIAMTTGETSRVSNQPGKDVVIAMLKETCKELEARKLNLEKLISKLQMIEGDVLGEAAAAAEGAERQGEEGEADANPDDGTNDDVDSESDD